A genomic segment from Streptomyces sp. NBC_00459 encodes:
- a CDS encoding phosphotransferase, translating into MEPMELRRAVEAGRATASELGLQVDDVIVIHNSDRVALRLVPCDVLARVAPSGHLADSEFEVEVEVARRLADVGAPVAELDPRVEPRVHLRDSFAVSLWTYYEPVESEIAPTDYAHVFLRHHAALRQIDLTAPHFTDRVAVALSVVNDGEHSPELSDPDREFLSDTLGRLNAAIGIDKDGDQLLHGEPHPGNLLNTRRGPLFVDLATCCRGPVEFDLAHAPEEVGEHYAGADPGLIHRCRALNWAMFSAWRWRRNDQMPDRGHWRVEGLNQVRAALDRCGPG; encoded by the coding sequence ATGGAGCCAATGGAACTCCGCCGAGCCGTTGAGGCAGGCCGGGCGACCGCTTCGGAGCTGGGCCTTCAGGTCGACGATGTGATCGTCATCCACAACTCGGACCGCGTCGCGCTGCGCCTGGTCCCTTGTGATGTTCTGGCTCGGGTCGCGCCCTCGGGGCATCTGGCGGATTCCGAGTTCGAGGTCGAGGTCGAGGTTGCCCGCCGTCTCGCCGACGTCGGCGCTCCGGTGGCTGAACTCGACCCGAGGGTCGAGCCCCGAGTCCATTTGCGCGACTCCTTCGCCGTCTCGCTCTGGACCTACTACGAACCGGTGGAATCAGAGATCGCGCCCACCGACTACGCACACGTGTTCCTGCGCCACCATGCCGCTCTGCGTCAGATCGATCTGACTGCTCCGCACTTCACCGATCGGGTCGCCGTGGCGCTGAGCGTGGTGAACGACGGGGAGCACTCCCCTGAACTGTCCGATCCTGACCGCGAGTTCCTCAGCGACACACTCGGGCGACTGAACGCCGCGATCGGAATCGACAAGGACGGCGACCAGCTGTTGCACGGCGAGCCTCATCCGGGCAACCTCCTCAACACGCGGCGAGGGCCACTTTTCGTAGACCTCGCCACGTGCTGCCGTGGGCCGGTCGAGTTCGACCTCGCCCATGCGCCCGAAGAAGTGGGAGAGCACTATGCGGGGGCTGACCCCGGTCTGATTCACCGGTGCCGCGCCCTGAACTGGGCAATGTTCTCGGCCTGGCGCTGGCGCCGGAACGACCAAATGCCCGACCGGGGCCACTGGAGAGTGGAGGGCCTCAACCAGGTTCGTGCGGCACTCGATCGCTGCGGACCGGGCTGA
- a CDS encoding pyridoxal-phosphate dependent enzyme encodes MNTAGPVTLDKPTAWPALVDRAGRRYPGDRPRWCGDDGSPLTVAKRPGITRADIDPGIPSQWRYAAALGMPGLAPVTLGEGRTPLLPRRLAGLDVAVKMEAQNPTSSFKDRGSSVMLSVLRAQGVTSLLEDSSGNGGSSVAAYCAAAGIHAQILAPATTSPAKLLQSRFHGAEVELWSGTRQDTADEALRRAGERFYASHNWQPHFLEGIKLIAYEIWEDLGFTAPTAVVMPAGAGSLVLGCAQGFDELYRAGEIASPPRLLVSQPARCSPLVRAFAAGHDHVEPTQWHSTLAEGTAITRPVRDQEVLAAVRSGGGAMTAVDEADLGPAVLALARTGLYTEPTSAQVVPALAQFLAAGHLRPDDDVVVILTGSGHKAAATMAGLLDSNSR; translated from the coding sequence ATGAACACCGCCGGCCCCGTCACACTGGACAAGCCGACCGCATGGCCTGCGCTCGTGGACCGAGCGGGCCGCCGGTACCCCGGCGATCGGCCGCGGTGGTGCGGTGACGACGGCTCACCGCTGACCGTCGCGAAGCGCCCCGGCATCACCCGAGCCGACATCGACCCCGGCATACCGTCGCAGTGGCGCTACGCAGCCGCTCTGGGCATGCCGGGCCTCGCCCCCGTCACCCTTGGCGAAGGCCGCACACCGCTGCTGCCCCGCCGTCTGGCCGGGCTCGACGTCGCCGTCAAGATGGAGGCCCAGAACCCCACCAGCAGCTTCAAGGACCGGGGCAGCTCGGTCATGCTCAGCGTGCTCCGCGCCCAGGGCGTGACCTCGCTCCTGGAGGACTCCAGCGGCAACGGCGGCTCGTCCGTGGCGGCGTACTGCGCCGCTGCGGGCATCCACGCGCAGATCCTCGCACCCGCCACCACCTCACCGGCGAAACTCCTGCAGAGCCGGTTCCACGGCGCCGAGGTCGAACTGTGGTCCGGCACCCGACAGGACACCGCCGACGAAGCGCTGCGGCGCGCCGGTGAACGCTTCTACGCCAGCCACAACTGGCAGCCCCACTTCCTGGAAGGCATCAAACTGATCGCCTACGAGATCTGGGAGGACCTCGGCTTCACCGCCCCCACCGCAGTTGTGATGCCCGCAGGCGCCGGAAGCCTGGTCCTCGGCTGCGCACAAGGCTTCGACGAGCTGTACCGGGCCGGCGAGATCGCCAGCCCGCCTCGGCTCCTGGTCAGTCAACCCGCCCGCTGCAGCCCCCTGGTGCGAGCGTTCGCGGCAGGCCACGACCACGTCGAACCGACCCAGTGGCACTCCACACTCGCTGAGGGCACCGCCATCACCCGACCAGTCCGCGATCAAGAAGTGCTCGCCGCCGTCCGCTCCGGCGGCGGCGCGATGACCGCGGTGGACGAGGCAGACCTGGGTCCGGCCGTCCTGGCACTGGCCCGGACCGGCCTGTACACCGAACCCACCAGCGCTCAAGTCGTCCCGGCACTGGCTCAGTTCCTTGCTGCAGGACACCTTCGTCCGGACGATGACGTGGTGGTGATCCTCACCGGATCGGGACACAAAGCCGCCGCGACAATGGCCGGGCTGCTCGACTCCAACTCGCGGTGA
- a CDS encoding alanine racemase — MTASAPHTTLADPDTPFAVLDVSRSQRNAQRLAGRLQELGVALRPHVKTAKSLRVAALMHGGRPGPITVSTLAEAEAFADGGYTDITYAVGIAPHKLPRVVALLRRGITLQVLLDSLEQARAVTAAAREAAVSIPALIEVDCDGHRGGVLVDDDALLAIGHELHKAGCLDGILVHAGESYFAPTAEGQRKAAAHERDVAVAAAQRLRQKGMEVATVSVGSTPTAHAATDLTGVTEVRAGNYVFFDLVMAGLGVCGIEDLALSVAVTVIGHRPGRGWILTDGGWMAMSRDRGTANQAVDQGYGLVTDLTGNLIPGLVMTGASQEHGILTARDGHPLPDLPVGARLRILPNHACATAAQHHGYQVIDSAEPPTPGAVPRITDLWQRITGW; from the coding sequence GTGACCGCTTCCGCCCCGCACACCACGCTGGCCGACCCGGACACGCCGTTCGCCGTACTGGACGTGTCCCGCTCACAGCGCAACGCTCAGCGTCTCGCCGGCCGACTGCAGGAACTGGGGGTGGCTCTGCGGCCGCATGTGAAGACGGCGAAGAGTCTGCGGGTTGCCGCGCTCATGCACGGCGGTCGGCCGGGACCGATCACGGTCTCGACCCTGGCCGAAGCTGAGGCCTTCGCCGACGGCGGATACACGGACATCACCTACGCGGTCGGAATCGCTCCGCACAAACTGCCCCGTGTCGTGGCGCTGCTGCGGCGCGGGATCACGCTGCAGGTCCTCCTCGACAGCCTTGAGCAGGCGCGCGCCGTGACCGCCGCAGCCCGTGAGGCGGCAGTGAGCATCCCGGCGCTGATCGAGGTCGATTGCGACGGCCACCGGGGCGGTGTTCTGGTCGACGACGACGCACTCCTCGCCATCGGACACGAGCTCCACAAGGCCGGCTGTCTGGACGGGATTCTCGTACACGCCGGTGAGTCCTACTTCGCCCCGACCGCGGAAGGGCAGCGCAAGGCGGCCGCCCACGAGCGTGACGTCGCTGTCGCGGCCGCCCAACGGCTGCGCCAGAAGGGGATGGAGGTCGCAACCGTCAGCGTCGGCTCCACCCCGACCGCGCATGCTGCCACCGACCTCACCGGAGTGACCGAGGTCCGCGCCGGGAACTACGTCTTCTTCGACCTGGTGATGGCCGGCCTGGGCGTGTGCGGCATCGAGGATCTCGCACTGTCCGTGGCCGTCACCGTGATCGGGCACCGGCCCGGACGCGGATGGATCCTCACCGACGGTGGCTGGATGGCGATGTCCCGAGACCGCGGCACCGCGAACCAGGCCGTCGACCAGGGATACGGCCTGGTCACCGATCTCACCGGCAACCTGATCCCTGGCCTGGTCATGACCGGGGCGAGCCAGGAACACGGAATCCTCACCGCCCGCGACGGTCATCCGTTGCCCGATCTGCCCGTCGGCGCCCGCCTGCGTATCCTGCCCAACCACGCGTGCGCCACCGCCGCCCAGCACCACGGCTACCAGGTCATCGACAGCGCCGAACCGCCCACCCCCGGCGCCGTCCCCCGCATCACCGACCTCTGGCAACGGATCACGGGCTGGTGA
- a CDS encoding helix-turn-helix transcriptional regulator yields MRDEGTVNDVPGRRPDPVPAASAGAVDADEHLIREVEKIATAVGRTLPGLCEVVLHDLRNPDHAIRAIENNLSGRQVGDSATELGLARISDPEYPSVIQNYANRFPDGRPVKSTSIGIKNASGDYIAALCLNLDVSVLSPLALTLANLVATETEHRGEPLEALRNRNSRELRQIVESRAAERAVSPRALPREAKRELVRQLREDGFFDSRDAAQVIADLLGISRATVYNYAK; encoded by the coding sequence ATGAGGGACGAGGGAACTGTGAACGACGTGCCGGGCCGTCGGCCCGATCCGGTGCCTGCCGCTTCCGCAGGCGCTGTGGACGCGGACGAGCACCTCATTCGCGAGGTGGAGAAGATCGCAACGGCCGTGGGCAGGACGTTGCCGGGCCTGTGCGAGGTCGTCCTCCACGACCTGCGGAATCCGGACCACGCCATTCGGGCCATCGAGAACAACCTGTCGGGACGTCAGGTGGGCGACTCGGCCACCGAGCTGGGCCTGGCAAGGATCAGCGACCCCGAGTACCCCAGCGTCATCCAGAACTACGCCAATCGCTTTCCGGACGGCCGACCGGTCAAGAGCACCTCGATCGGCATCAAGAACGCTTCCGGCGACTACATCGCAGCCCTGTGCCTCAACCTCGATGTGTCCGTGCTCTCACCGCTGGCCCTGACCCTGGCGAACCTGGTCGCCACCGAGACCGAGCATCGCGGGGAGCCCCTGGAGGCGCTGCGCAACCGCAACTCCCGGGAGCTGCGCCAGATCGTGGAAAGCCGCGCGGCCGAGCGGGCGGTCAGCCCCCGCGCGCTTCCCCGGGAGGCCAAGCGAGAACTGGTCAGGCAGCTGCGCGAGGACGGCTTCTTCGACTCCCGCGACGCGGCGCAGGTGATCGCAGACCTCCTCGGCATCTCCCGCGCCACTGTCTACAACTACGCGAAGTGA
- a CDS encoding MOSC domain-containing protein — protein sequence MRVDQLWRYPVKSVGGERLTAATVGVLGIEGDRSIAVHDEREEVTWAGAVPALMRLRAVTLGPGVAELVLPDGRRFRSDAPDAGSRLSAAVQARVTLVEHQPHRPDTALHVLTTTALRSLGSSLPDSATDASRFRPNLVLDDVPGDHATGYPEHDWTGRRMGIGTLRLRFTQRCDRCVMITKETPTVPHDRAVLRWVARELGNAFGMYAAVEKPGHVGIGDKARWLD from the coding sequence ATGCGGGTCGACCAACTGTGGCGATATCCGGTGAAGTCGGTGGGTGGTGAGCGACTGACCGCCGCCACGGTCGGGGTGCTCGGAATCGAGGGTGACCGGAGCATCGCCGTCCACGACGAGCGGGAAGAGGTCACCTGGGCCGGTGCTGTTCCGGCGCTCATGCGATTGCGGGCGGTCACCCTCGGGCCGGGCGTGGCCGAGTTGGTCCTGCCGGACGGCCGGCGGTTCCGCTCCGATGCGCCTGACGCCGGCAGTCGGCTCAGCGCGGCTGTACAGGCCAGGGTCACACTGGTCGAGCACCAGCCGCACCGGCCCGACACCGCGCTCCATGTACTGACGACGACGGCGCTGCGCAGCCTCGGCTCGTCGCTGCCGGACAGTGCGACAGACGCCAGCCGGTTCCGGCCCAACCTGGTGCTCGACGACGTGCCCGGCGACCACGCGACCGGGTACCCCGAGCACGACTGGACCGGCCGCCGGATGGGCATCGGCACACTGCGGTTGCGCTTCACCCAGAGGTGCGACCGCTGCGTGATGATCACCAAGGAGACTCCGACTGTCCCGCATGACCGCGCCGTGCTGCGCTGGGTCGCCCGCGAGCTCGGCAACGCCTTCGGAATGTACGCGGCGGTCGAGAAGCCCGGCCATGTCGGTATCGGGGACAAGGCCCGCTGGCTCGACTGA
- a CDS encoding NADP-dependent oxidoreductase — protein MKAVRFHEYGGIDVLRVEEVEQPTPGPGQVLVEVRAAGIQPGEVMIRKGARHGRWPATFPSGQGSDLAGVVVEVGPQVRGFAVGDEVLGFTHDRASHAEFVVVDDVDVVSRPQGLSWDVAGSLYVAGTTAYACVFAADPGPTDTVVVSGAAGGVGSLVVQLARRRGATVIGLASEGNHAWLKERGVVPVAYGEGVAERIREASGGNVDAFIDTFGDGYVDLAVELGVRPERINTIRDWQAAARVGAQTYGEGAAACAVVLGELARLATRGELEVPIARTYPLEQVRDAFRELERGHTHGKIVLRP, from the coding sequence ATGAAGGCGGTGCGGTTCCACGAGTACGGCGGGATCGATGTGCTGCGGGTGGAGGAGGTGGAGCAGCCGACGCCCGGCCCCGGACAGGTGCTGGTCGAGGTCCGCGCGGCCGGGATCCAGCCCGGCGAGGTGATGATCCGCAAGGGCGCGCGTCACGGACGCTGGCCTGCCACGTTCCCCTCCGGGCAGGGCAGCGATCTGGCCGGTGTCGTGGTGGAGGTCGGCCCCCAGGTGCGCGGCTTCGCGGTGGGCGATGAGGTCTTGGGCTTCACCCATGACAGGGCGAGCCATGCGGAGTTCGTCGTGGTCGACGACGTGGACGTGGTCTCGCGTCCACAGGGGCTGTCCTGGGACGTGGCCGGGTCGTTGTACGTGGCCGGCACGACCGCGTACGCCTGCGTGTTCGCGGCGGATCCCGGGCCGACGGACACGGTCGTGGTGTCCGGTGCGGCGGGCGGCGTCGGGTCTCTTGTCGTGCAGCTCGCGCGGCGGCGCGGCGCCACGGTGATCGGGCTGGCGAGCGAGGGCAACCATGCCTGGTTGAAGGAGCGCGGTGTCGTCCCGGTCGCATACGGGGAGGGCGTGGCTGAACGGATCCGGGAGGCTTCCGGCGGGAACGTCGACGCATTCATCGACACGTTCGGCGACGGCTACGTGGACCTGGCGGTGGAGCTGGGTGTGCGGCCCGAGCGGATCAACACGATCCGCGATTGGCAGGCCGCGGCCAGGGTCGGGGCGCAAACCTACGGAGAAGGTGCGGCGGCGTGCGCGGTCGTGCTCGGCGAACTGGCCCGGCTTGCCACGCGCGGGGAGCTGGAGGTGCCGATCGCCCGCACCTACCCGCTGGAGCAAGTGCGAGACGCGTTCCGCGAGCTGGAACGGGGGCACACCCACGGCAAGATCGTGCTCCGTCCGTAG